A window of the Peromyscus leucopus breed LL Stock chromosome 22, UCI_PerLeu_2.1, whole genome shotgun sequence genome harbors these coding sequences:
- the Garem2 gene encoding GRB2-associated and regulator of MAPK protein 2, with protein MEKLAAGLAGLRWSMGAFPLDLIVSRCRLPTLACLGPGEYAEGVSERDILLIHSCRQWTTVTAHTLEEGHYVIGPKIDIPLQYPGKFKLLEQARDVREPVRYFSSVEEVASVFPDRIFVMEAITFSVKVVSGEFSEDSEVYNFTLHAGDELTLMGQAEILCAKTTKERSRFTTLLRKLGRAGALAGMGGPGNVGTAGGGGGAARPVKGKMPCLICMNHRTNESLSLPFQCQGRFSTRSPLELQMQEGEHTVRAIIERVRLPVNVLVPSRPPRNPYDLHPVREGHCYKLVSIISKTVVLGLALRREGPAPLHFLLLTDTPRFALPQGLLAGDPRVERLVRDSASYCRERFDPDEYSTAVREAPAELADDCASPRRVRLCLPAPRAPGPVRAPGPPGRLGPALPAPGDGDQEYVSPDWAGAPEPAAACTEIPYEELWVHQAPENLADARARPLSGPDLISFGTVGPPRHESEAPPPPVPPKSEAVKEECRLLHAPPVPPRGGSSCSRLPGSPPVPPRFPKLQPVHSPSSSLSFYSSGLQDGAGSRSGSGSPSPDAYSLYCYPCAWGDCKASESSSRPPPGPMPSTTTQPSQASRALAEPLSGRTTSLLGADSPVVKNYHGCPPLFKPSHPQKRFAPFGALNPFSGPAHPSGAPAASSSGSTSTSGALATSSPTHSPGPGPQGQGYSAALSSSLSSSEWQEPAPEPLDPFELGQASPPELELLRCQEPRAVGAPGSGPCLSPIGPPKAFEPEGLVLRQVPASLSPAALQGPEAGGPLLFLTQGGLEGPPGSPREGTTGGAGVRDAVSWQPPADLSALSLEEVSRSLRFIGLSEDVVSFFARERIDGSIFVQLSEDILADDFRLTKLQVKKIMQFIKGWRPKI; from the exons ATGGAGAAGCTGGCGGCCGGGCTGGCCGGGCTGCGCTGGAGCATGGGCGCTTTCCCGCTCGACCTCATCGTCAGCCGCTGCCGCCTGCCCACGCTCGCCTGCCTCGGGCCAG ggGAGTATGCGGAGGGCGTCAGTGAGCGTGACATCCTGCTCATCCACTCCTGCCGCCAGTGGACCACAGTGACAGCCCACACCCTGGAGGAGGGCCACTACGTCATTGGACCCAAGATTGACATCCCTCTGCAGTACCCAG GCAAGTTCAAGCTCCTGGAGCAGGCTCGGGATGTTCGGGAGCCGGTGAGATACTTCAGCAGCGTGGAGGAGGTGGCCAGTGTTTTTCCCGACCGCATCTTCGTGATGGAAGCCATCACCTTCAGTGTCAAG GTGGTGTCCGGCGAGTTCAGCGAGGACAGCGAGGTGTACAACTTCACTCTGCACGCGGGCGACGAGCTCACCCTCATGGGCCAGGCAGAGATTCTGTGCGCCAAGACCACCAAGGAGCGCTCGCGCTTCACCACGCTCCTGCGCAAGCTGGGCCGCGCGGGGGCCCTGGCCGGAATGGGCGGCCCCGGGAACGTGGGGACGGCGGGGGGTGGCGGCGGGGCCGCCAGGCCGGTCAAAGGCAAGATGCCCTGTCTCATCTGCATGAACCACCGCACCAACGAAAGCCTGAGCCTGCCCTTCCAGTGCCAGGGCCGCTTCAGCACGCGCAGCCCGCTGGAGCTGCAGATGCAGGAGGGCGAGCACACGGTGCGCGCCATCATCGAGCGCGTGCGGCTGCCGGTGAACGTGCTGGTCCCCAGCCGGCCGCCGCGCAACCCCTACGACCTCCACCCGGTGCGGGAGGGCCACTGCTACAAGCTGGTCAGCATCATCTCCAAGACGGTGGTGCTGGGGCTGGCGCTGCGCCGCGAGGGCCCGGCGCCGCTGCACTTCCTGCTGCTCACCGACACGCCGCGCTTCGCTCTGCCGCAGGGCCTGCTAGCCGGGGACCCGCGCGTCGAGCGCCTGGTGCGCGACAGCGCCTCCTACTGTCGCGAGCGCTTCGATCCGGACGAGTACTCCACGGCGGTGCGCGAGGCGCCCGCGGAGCTCGCCGACGACTGCGCCAGCCCCCGCCGCGTGCGCCTCTGCTTGCCGGCACCGCGCGCCCCCGGGCCCGTCCGCGCGCCTGGACCCCCGGGTCGCCTCGGGCCGGCTTTGCCAGCGCCCGGCGACGGCGACCAGGAGTACGTGAGCCCCGATTGGGCCGGGGCGCCCGAGCCCGCGGCCGCGTGCACCGAGATCCCCTACGAGGAGCTGTGGGTGCACCAGGCCCCCGAGAACCTCGCCGATGCCCGTGCCCGGCCGCTGTCAGGGCCCGATCTCATCTCCTTCGGCACCGTGGGGCCCCCACGTCATGAGTCCGAGGCTCCACCGCCTCCTGTCCCCCCCAAATCCGAGGCG GTAAAGGAAGAGTGCCGTCTCCTCCACGCCCCTCCCGTGCCCCCTCGGggtggcagcagctgcagcaggctcCCAGGCAGCCCCCCAGTGCCGCCCCGGTTCCCCAAGCTGCAGCCGGTCCACTCGCCCAGCTCCAGCCTCTCCTTTTATTCCTCTGGCCTGCAGGATGG GGCAGGCTCCCGCAGTGGCAGCGGTTCCCCGTCCCCCGATGCCTACTCCCTCTATTGCTATCCTTGCGCCTGGGGAGATTGCAAAGCCAGCGAGTCCTCTAGTCGCCCGCCCCCCGGACCcatgccttctaccaccactcagCCCAGCCAGGCCTCAAGAGCCCTAGCGGAGCCCCTGAGTGGTCGAACCACCTCCCTCTTAGGGGCCgacagcccagtggttaagaactacCATGGCTGTCCACCTCTGTTCAAGCCCTCCCATCCCCAGAAGCGTTTTGCCCCCTTTGGTGCCCTCAACCCCTTCTCTGGGCCTGCCCATCCTTCAGGCGCTCCAGCGGCCTCCTCTTCTGGGTCCACGTCCACCTCGGGTGCCCTGGCAACCTCCAGCCCCACGCATTCCCCAGGCCCAGGCCCTCAGGGCCAAGGTTACTCAGcggctctctcctcctccttgtcatCCTCTGAGTGGCAGGAGCCAGCGCCGGAGCCCCTGGACCCATTTGAGTTGGGGCAGGCCAGTCCTCCTGAGTTGGAGCTGCTGCGCTGTCAGGAGCCCAGAGCTGTGGGGGCACCTGGGTCTGGACCCTGCCTTTCACCGATTGGTCCTCCCAAGGCCTTTGAGCCGGAAGGTTTGGTGCTGAGGCAGGTCCCCGCCTCCTTGTCACCAGCTGCCTTGCAGGGacccgaggcaggaggacccctGCTCTTTCTCACCCAAGGGGGCCTGGAAGGGCCTCCTGGCAGTCCCCGGGAGGGGACCACGGGTGGCGCTGGAGTCCGGGATGCCGTCTCCTGGCAACCACCAGCAGACTTGTCCGCACTCTCCCTGGAAGAAGTCTCTCGCAGTCTGCGCTTCATTGGGCTCTCGGAGGACGTAGTGAGCTTCTTTGCCCGAGAACGCATCGATGGGAGCATCTTCGTGCAGCTCAGTGAAGACATCTTGGCTGATGACTTCCGTCTCACCAAGCTTCAGGTCAAGAAGATCATGCAGTTCATCAAAggctggagacccaagatctga